CGTTGTGGCAAAGGACGCGTCATTTGGGGCCAATCGCTCGACCAGATCCTGGCGGCACAAAAGCTGGGCCCGGATTTTAGTCACGGCCCGGGCGAGCCCGCCGCACGACTGGCTTACGCGCATCGGACCACGGGCAAGGCCGACATTTATTTTGTCTCCAATCAGCAGCGGCGATTTGCGACGGTCGAGTGCTCATTCCGTGTGAGCGGCCGGACACCGGAGCTCTGGCATCCGGACACCGCTGTGATTGAACCCGCGCCAGTCTGGACGAGCCACGACGGACGCACCTCGGTCCGGTTGGACCTGGATCCGGCCGGGTCGGTGTTCGTGGTGTTCCGGTCCGCGGCGAAGAAAAGTCCGCATCTGATTGCCGCGCAGGGCGAGTTCGCGGACCACCCCGGCGCCCGGCCGGTTCTGAAAATCCAGCGCGCGATTTATGGCGCAACGGACGGTGCGGGCGAAATGGACGTCACAGCCAAATTCAACGGTCATTTGGTGGACGGCCAGGTGGAACTCGCCGTGGGCAACGACACCTTTGGCCGTGATCCGGCCAAGGATCACCGGAAGGAACTGCGCGTGGATTATACGCTGGATCAGCAGCCGGGTCACGCGACCGTGGCTGAAGGCGAAACGCTCACGCTGCCGCCGGGTGCGGTCATTGATCCGGCGCCGCGCTGGACCATTCGCACCCGGGCGGACGGCTCGGCGGCAATCACCGCGTGGAGCAACGGCCGGGTGAAGTTGCAGCCGGCGCGCGGTCGCGAGCGCACCGTGGAGGTCGGCGGTTTGCCGGACGCGCAACCAGTCGCCGGTGAATGGCAACTGAGCTTCCCGCCGCATTGGGGCGCGCCGCCGTCCCTGACCCTGGAGAAGTTGATGTCGTGGACGGATTCCACGAACGCCGGCGTGCGTTATTTCTCCGGCACGGCGACCTACGAAAAGGAGCTGACGATTGCCGCCGATCAGTTTGGTGCGAACCGCGAATTGTGGCTCGACCTGGGTGCGGTGAAAAACTTTGCCGAAGTTTCGCTCAACGGACAGGACCTGGGGGTGTTGTGGAAGCCACCGTTCCGGGTGAACCTTACGTCCGTCGCCAAGCCGGGCCGGAACACGCTGGTCGTCAAGGTAACCAATCTCTGGCCAAACCGGATCATCGGCGATGAGCAGTTGCCCGCGGACTGCGAATGGGATGGCAAACAACTCAAGGCCTGGCCGCAGTGGCTGCTCGACGGCAAGCCCAGTCCGACGGGCCGGCTCACCTTCACCACGTGGCATCACTACACCAAGGATTCGCCGTTGCTCGAATCGGGGCTGCTCGGCCCCGTCACCTTGCAGTCGGCCGAGACGGTGGCGCTGCCTTGAAATCGCAAACGCCAGTCGAAGGCTGCCGCCGCGCGGCGCGGGAACGCATGCCGGCAGGCCTGGCTGTGTGGCTCGCGCTGATGCTGGGGCTGGCTGCCGTGCACGGACAGGACCACGGTTTGACCAACGTCCCGGCGACGCTGATGTCCTCCGAAACCTTCAGCAACACACTGGGCTCGTGGATTTGGGCGGACACCCGCGCCGACGGCCAGGTGTGCCGGTTTTGGCGGACCTTCACCGTTCCGGAGGGAACCCGTGTTCGCAAGGCCCGCCTGCGCATGACCGCGGACAATGAATTCATCCTGAGCCTCGACGGACGGGAGATGGGTCGCGGGGCCGAGTGGCGCGAGATTTATGACTTCGATCTCACGCCGCTGATTTCGCCGGGACGGCATGTGCTGGCCGTGCGGGCGCGGAATTCCTTCTCGTTCGCCGGGATGATCTTTGGACTGCGCGTTGACCTCGCGGATGGGCGGGTGATCGAGGTCAAATCGGATCCGACGTGGCGCATTGTGCCGGACGACTCGCGGCATTGGGAAACCGCGATCAGTGCCTTGCCGGACTGGCCCGCGGCCAGGGTGGTGGCGGCGTTCGGCGGTGATCCGTGGTCGCAAATGCCCGTCAACGTGAACGTCATGCCGGTGCTGCAACCCATTCATTTGTCCTTCTGGCAGACGGGCTGGTTTCAGGTCACGCTGCTGGCGGTTTGCGGCCTGGTCATGTTGCTCAGCCTCTGGTTGATGACGCAGCTCGCGTTGCACAAGCAGGAGCAGCTGCTCTTGCGCCGCGAACGTGCCCGCATCGCCCGCGACATTCACGATGATCTCGGTTCGCGGATGACGCAACTGGTGCTGCATGGGGAGGTGGCGTTGAGTGAACTGACGCCCGAAACCGCGGCCGGCGGGCAGTTGGAACGCATCTGCCAAGACGCGCGCGGCGTGCTTTCGACGCTCGATGAAATCCTCTGGGCCGTGAATCCGCGCCGCGACACGTTGAACGATTTCACCGCCTACGTGTGCAGCTACGCGGAGGAATTCCTCCGGCCGACGGCGATCCAGTGCCGGTTCGACGTGGACTCGGAAACGACGTCCGTGGTGCTGGACCTGCCGGTTCGTCGGGCGCTGCTCATGGCCATCAAGGAAACCCTGAACAATGCCGTAAAGCATTCGGGCGCCACGGAATTGCAGCTGCAGATCCAGCGGCGCGGGCGGAAGCTCGCGGTCGTGGTGACGGACAACGGCCAGGGCTTTGATCCGACGGCGGTCACGGCCCGGCGCAATGGCCTGACGAACATGGCCCAGCGGCTGCGCGAACTGGGCGGCACGTGTGTCGTCACCAGCCGGCCGGGGCAGGGTTGCCGCGTCGAGTTTGCCCTTGCCCTGAAACCCTCGCGTTGGCGACCGTTCACGAACTGGTGGCCGGCGAAATCCCCGGCCATAACCCGGTCATCCGCCCATGAAACCACGCAAACCAACGAATCCGCCGGGCACTAACGGCGCCACGGCTCCGGCTCCGCCTGCGGTGGGCCGGACCGCATTGAAGGTCGCGCTGGTCGAGGACCAGCCGAAGGTGCGCGAAAGCTGGAGCCGGCTCATCAATTCCTTTCCGGATTTCGCCTGCATCTGCACGTGCGCCACCGGCGAGGAAGCGTTGCGGGTGGTGCCCGAGACGCGGCCGGACGTGATTCTCATGGATATTTTTCTGCCGCGCATGTCGGGCATTGAATGCACCGTGCGGATGAAGGAGCTGCTGCCTGACACGCAAATCGTGATTTTGACGGCGATGGACGACCAGGAACTGGTTTTCATGGCGCTGGAGGCCGGGGCGGATGGCTACCTGTTGAAGCGCACGCGGCCGGCGGGTTTGCGGGCCGCGCTGCTCGATGTGCTGGGCGGCGGCGCACCGATGACCAGCCAGATTGCGCGGCGCGTCATCGAATCGTTTCGCCGCAAGTCCAAGGAGCCGGATGAGGGCACGCATTTGTCGGTGCGCGAGGAGCAAATCCTGCGGCTGCTGGCGCAGGGCTATTCGAACAAGCTGATTGCCGACAAGCTGGAGATCAGCGTCGATACGGTGTGCAGCCATCTCAAGCACGTCTTCGACAAGCTGCATGTGAACTCGCGCACCGAGGCGGTGGTGCGCTACATGGCGTTCAAGAACTCGCGCCAGAGTTCCGAAGGGGGCGGCTGACGCCGGGACCGGCCGGCTGATTTCCCACGGGCGGCTTCTTTCCGCGACGCACCGCGCCCGCATCAACCCGGCGCGGTTGCAGCAGCTTGGCAACGAGACCGGTCCAGCCCGTCTGGTGGGAGGCACCCAAACCACACCCTGTATCGCCGTGGAAATACTCGTGGAACAGCACGTAGTCGCGGAAATGCGGATCGGTGGCGAGTTTGGGATGTTGTTTCAACACGGGCCGCTGGCCGTCTGCGCCTTTCAAGAACAGTTTTGTCAACCGCTGCGTCAGTTCCACCGCAACTTCATTGATGGTGATGAACCGGCCGGAACCAGTCGGGCACTCGACCTTGAAATCATCGCCATAGTAGTGGTGGAATTTTTGCAGCGATTCGATGATGAGAAAGTTCATCGGCATCCAGACCGGGCCGCGCCAGTTGGAATTGCCGCCGAAGAGGCCGGACCGGGCTTCGGCCGGCCAGTAGCTGACGCTCAAGGTGTGTCCATCCGTGCGGAATTCATAGGGCTGCTCCAGATGCACGCGGGAGAGCGCCCGCGCGCCGTGGTCCGACAGGAATTCCGTCTCGTCCAGCAGGCGGCGCAGCAGGCATTTCATGCGGTGGCCGCGCAGGAGTGAAAGCAGTTTGCGGTCGCAGTCGCCGCATTCGTGCCAGCGCGAAACGAGTTTTGCGAGCTCGGGGCGATGGTTGAGATACCAGTCCATCCGGGCCGCAAATGCGGGCACCTGCCGCATTTGCGCGGGCTCGAGCGTCTCGACGGCGAAGAGGGGAATCAGCCCGACCAGCGAGCGCACTTTCAGCGGGATCTCCCGGCCGTCGGGCAGGCGCAGTTCGTCGTAGTAGAACTCATCCTGCTCGTCCCACAAGCCCAGGCCGTCCTCCTCCGTGTTGATGGCCGCGGCAATGCCCAGGAAGTGCTCGAAAAACTTCGTGGCGATGTCTTCGTAGGTCTTGTTGTGCTGGGCCAGTTCAAGTGCGATGCGCAGCAGGTTCAGGCAATACATCGCCATCCACGCGGTGCCGTCGGCCTGGTTGATGAACCCGCCGGTGGGCACGGGCGCGCTGCGGTCGAACACGCCGATGTTGTCGAGCCCGAGGAAGCCGCCCTGAAAAATGTTGCGGCCCTGCGCGTCCTTGCGGTTCACCCACCACGTGAAATTGAGCAGGAGCTTGTGATAGACACGCTCGAGAAAATGCAGGTCGCCCGGATCGGCGGGATTCGTGGCGCGCCGTTGTTTGCGGTCGATCTGAAACACGCGCCAGGTGGCCCACGCATGCACCGGCGGATTCACATCGCTGAAGGACCATTCGTAGGCGGGGAACTGGCCGTTCGGGTGCATATACCATTCGCGCGTCAGCAGCACGAGCTGGTGCTTGGCAAACCCGGCATCAACGAGCGCAAGCGAAATGGTGTGGAACGCGAGATCCCACGCCGCATACCACGGATACTCCCACTTGTCCGGCATGGAAATGATGTCGGCGTTGTTGAGGTGGGTCCATTCGTGGTTGCGGCCGAGCTTGCGTTCGGGCGGCGGCGGCGGCTCGGTCGGGTCGCCGCGCAGCCACTCGGGCACGTCGTAGTAATAGAACTGCTTCGACCAGATCATGCCGGCAAAGGCCTGGCGCTGCACGTTGCGGGCGTCGGCGTCGGTGATTTCGTGCTGGAGCGCGGCATAGAATTCATCGGCTTCGCTGCGGCGCTGGGTGAAGATGGCGTCAAAGTCGGCAAATGCTTTGGTGGCCGCCGCCATGAGTCGGCTCCGACTGGATGGAGCGGACTCATGTCCGTTGCTGCGGGTTAAACGCAGTCGCACGCTGACGGAACCACTGGCCGGAGCGGTGAGTTGATAATGTGCGGCGGCTTTCGTTCCTGATTGCTGCGGGTTCACGGCGGCTCTGTTGCCGTGGACGACGTAGTCGTGAAAAGCGTCCTTGAAGAAACCCGGTGCGTCCGGCCGGCCATAATGCCGGCGCGGGTTGGTTTCGTTTTCGGTGAAGAGCAAAGTCGGTGAACACCCGTCCTCGCCCGGGCCCTCTCCTCCGGGAAGAGGGAGGCCGTTACTCACTCTGTCGGCGAAAAACTGATGCTCTCCGAGTTCAGGGTGCTGGGCGACGATGACGCCGTCCTTGGCCTGCAATGACGGCCTGGCGCTGTTATTCTGCCACGACCAGGTGTTACGGAACCAGAGTTGCGGCAGGAGATGAATTGTCGCGGTTTCGGGTCCGCGATTCTGGATGGTCGCGCGCATCAGGATGTCGTCCGGCCCCGCCTTGGCGTATTCAACGAACACGTCGAAGTAGCGGTCGTCGTCAAAGAGGCCGGTGTCGAGCAGTTCGAATTCCGGCAGGCGGGGGTCGCTTTTGCGGCGATGGTTCTCCTCGACCAGCCGACGGTAGGGAAATTCCCGCTGGGGATACTTGTAGAGCAGCTTCAGGTGGGAATGCGTGGGCGTGGCGTCGAGGTAATAATACAACTCCTTCACGTCCTCTCCGTGGTTGCCTTCGTGGTTGGTCAGGCCGAACAGGCGTTCCTTGAGAATCGGGTCCTTCTCATTCCACAAGGCAAGCGAGAGACAGAGGCGGGCCTGCTTGTCGCTGAAGCCTGCCAGACCATCCTCACCCCAGCGGTAAGCGCGACTGCGGGCGTGATCATGTGGGAAATAGTCCCACGCTTCGCCGTTGGCAGAATAATCCTCCCGCACGGTGCCCCATTGGCGTTCGGCAAGGTAGGGCCCCCAGAGGCGCCAGGCTTCGGCGCCGTTTTGGGCGGCCGCGAGACGAAGTTGTTCGGCAGTCATGGTGGTGTGGAATCGTCAGCGCATTGAACCGTTGCAGGGTTGCATCGTTTGGATGCGAGTCAATCCGGAGGCGGATTGAATGGGGCCGCGAAGGGCCCGCTCAGCCGCCCGTCTCAAAGCCGGGATACAGTGTCATCCCGCCGTCCACGAAGATGCTCGCGCCGTGGATGTAGTCGGAATCGTCGCTGGCGAGCCAGACGCAGGCCCGGCCGATGTCATCGGGCTCGCCAATGCGCTTGTAGGGAATCAGTTTCATCAACTCGCGATACGCCTCGGGCGTGCCCCAGGCCTCCATGTTGATGGGGGTGCGCACGGCGCCGGGGCAGACACTGTTCACGCGGATACGGTGCGGGGCGACTTCCTGCGCGATGCTTTTCATCATGAGCATCACGCCACCTTTGCTCGCGGCGTAATTCACATGGCCGGCCCACGGAATGACTTCGTGAACGCTCGACATGCAGATGATTTTACCGGCGGCGCAACTGACTTCCTTGCGGATGCCCCGGCGCTTGAACTCGCGCACGGCCTCGCGGGCGCACAGAAACTGCCCGGTGAGATTCACGTCAAGCACGAGCTGCCAGTCCGCGAGCGTCATCTGGTCGATGGGCGCGTCCTTTTGCAGACCGGCGTTGTTGACGAGGATGTCAATCGTGCCGAATTCCTGGATCATCTTCTTGAACATCGCCTGAACCTGATCCTCCCGGCGCACGTCCGCCTGGTGGGCGAAGGCCGTGCCGCCGTGCCGCTTGATTTCGTCCACCACTGCGGCGGCGGCTTCCGGACGTGACACGAAATTCACGACGACGTCGGCGCCAGCGTGGGCGAGGGCGAGGGCAACCGCCTGGCCGATGCCGGAATTGGCGCCGGTGACCAGAGCCTTCTGGCCGCGCAGCACCTTGTTGATCGGTGTGGCGGGCATGACGGCTTCGGGCAGTTTTGCCGCCCGCAGATGTTCCTGCATCAGCTCCAAGTGTGCGGGCGACAGGGGATTGGTGACGCTGGTTGCGGTTTTTGAGTCGGTGGAATGGGTGTTCATGAGTTCATTTTACTTCGTTTTTATGAACGGCCAAGGTTGGTCGCCCCGGCCGCCGGAGCCGATGAGACGCGGAACCGCATGCGGGAGAAGGCATGGCGGTCATCCCCTTGGGCGGCGTGCCGCCACAGAAATCCAGACCGTCGGGCGGCGGCGGTGTTCAATTTTTGCGATTTTGCCTGCGCAAATGAAAAAAGCTGTAAGGTTTCTCCGGGTTCACCGACTCAGGCACGCGGGTGCACTGGCAATGGTCCGTGCGGTTCGTTCATCAAAATTTGTTTATGTCCAACCATGAACTGGCGGCTGCGACCGGCGGCGATACGGAGTCCGCGGCCGAATCACAGGCATCGCCCGTGCGGGCGGAAGCGGCGGAGACCGGGGCGAGCCCGTCGGATCCAGAACAATGGGTTGAGGCTTACGGTGACTACCTGTTCCGTTATGCTCTGGCGCGTTTGCGCGACCCGGCGCGGGCGGAGGATGTGGTGCAGGAAACTTTTCTCGCGGCGTGGAAGGGCCGGAAGAAGTTTGCGGGCCGCGCCGCGGAGAAGAGCTGGCTGGTGGGCATCCTGAAGAACAAGATTTTCGACCACTACCGCAAGGCCAGCCGCGAAACGTCTTTCACCGACCTCGAATTCTACCACGACGAGGAGGGCGACCGCTTCATTCCGGACGGGTTGTTCAAGGATGGCTGGGTGCACGAGCTCGGTCCGTTGGAGTGGTCCACGGAACCCGGTGCGACGCTCGACCGCGAAGTGTTTTGGCAGACGTTTCATGATTGCGCGAACAAGCTGCCTAAGAATGTCGCCACGGTGTTCAGCCTGCGCGAAGTGGATGGCGTGGAAAGCCGGGAAATCTGCGAGCTGCTCAACATCTCGGAGGGCAACCTCTGGGTCATGCTGCACCGGGCGCGCATGGCCTTGCGCCGCTGTCTGGAAATGAACTGGTTTGGCAAATCGGCGCCACGCAAATGAAACTCGGATCATCAATCAAGGAGCGCTGCATCCTGTGGGTCTGGCGGCACACGCCCAACTGTGCGGAGATGTCCCGCCTGGCCTCGCAGCGGCTCGACCGGCCGCTGCCGTGGCGAACACGGTTGCAGATGAGGTTGCATTTTGTGATTTGCGTGTGGTGCCGGCGCTACTTCAAGCAACTGGACTTCCTGCACCGGCAGGCGCCCCGGTCGGAGGCGTATCTCGTGGTGGCGACGCGCCGCGGCCTCAGCCCCGCAGCCAAACAGCGCATCGTGCAGCAACTGCGGAAATAGGTGGCGGTTGTGTAAGGCCGGTCCCGATTCACGCGACGAATCCGAACGGGCCGCTGTCGTGGCCGAATCCGCGCTGCCGTTGACCGCATTTGATCCGAATGATAACTGAATCATGCCCAAGCGGGGCTTGCCAATTGTGAAGCATTGGATTCGCTCGTGGGTGGGGAACCTGTCCCTGAGCTGCCGCCGGGCGGTCCACCTGCAATCCGAGGCGATGGATCATTCGCTGGCGTGGCGCCAGCGGCTCGGCTTGTGGCTGCATTTGCGCCTGTGCCGCTGGTGTCGCCGGTATGGCGCGCAGCTGCGATTCATCCGCGAAACGAGCCGCGCGCCGGCGAAGGCAAATCGGAACGCGTTTGCGCCGCACGCGCGGCTGTCTCCCGAAGCCCGCGAACGCCTGCACCGCCGGCTGACGGAGGCCCAAAAGGCCGATGACCAGTAAGGTTTGCCTGGGGCCGGCGACTTGCTCACACTCCGGGCGGCGGTCGCCTTCCGGGCCCGCGGACGGGGTGGCAGACAGGGGTTGCATGAATAATCCTTTGGATACAGTGCGCTTGCTGGTGAGCCTGCCGGCGCATTATCAAGCCCGGCTGGCGCGGGACATGGATGACATCCGGACGGCGCAGGCCTTGCGCAATCAGGTTTCTAACGTGGATAACGTGGAACTCAGCGAGGGGTTGGCGGCCTCGCACTTGACGGTCGGGATGAGGACCCGTTCGATGCGGTGTGCGACCCCTGATCGGTGAATACGTTCCCATGGGCGAGGTCGTGGGCACTTATCGTTTACAGACCGGCATCAGTGCGGCGCGGCAGCGGGGCTACTACTGCGAACAGGAATTTGTTTGAGCCAATGCGGGCGGAGATCGTCGAGTTGGGCCGGGCGTGCGTGCACAAGCATCATCGAAACTTGCTCGTCTTGGGCGCCCTCTGGAAAGGGATTGCCGATTACGCGCGGCGGGCGGGCGCCCGTTATCTGATGGGGTGCAGTTCACTGACGCCCCAGGATCCGGCGGTGGGGGCGTCCGCCTGCGCGGAGCTTTGCCGCCGTCATCTGGCGCCGCCGCCGTGGCGCACCGCACCCTTGGCCGATTGCGAATGTCCGCTGCACCAGCTGGCGGCCAATGCGCCCAAGGTTCCTAAGTTGCTGCGGGCCTACCTGAGTTTGGGCGCCAAGATTTGCGGTCCCCCGGCCCTGGACCGGCATTTCAAAACCATCGATTTTTGACGCTGCTGGACCTTGCGCAACTGCCGGAAGCGGCCCGGCTCCGGTTTCTAGGCTAGAGCGAGCGGCACATGAAATCATTGTGGGCGCATCCGTTGCGGGTGGCGGGCCGGTTGTTGTGGCTGGTTCGTCCGGCTGGCCGGCACTGTGTTTGTGCACCGTGAAAGCCGCAC
Above is a window of Verrucomicrobiia bacterium DNA encoding:
- a CDS encoding response regulator transcription factor gives rise to the protein MKPRKPTNPPGTNGATAPAPPAVGRTALKVALVEDQPKVRESWSRLINSFPDFACICTCATGEEALRVVPETRPDVILMDIFLPRMSGIECTVRMKELLPDTQIVILTAMDDQELVFMALEAGADGYLLKRTRPAGLRAALLDVLGGGAPMTSQIARRVIESFRRKSKEPDEGTHLSVREEQILRLLAQGYSNKLIADKLEISVDTVCSHLKHVFDKLHVNSRTEAVVRYMAFKNSRQSSEGGG
- a CDS encoding glucosidase, whose product is MTAEQLRLAAAQNGAEAWRLWGPYLAERQWGTVREDYSANGEAWDYFPHDHARSRAYRWGEDGLAGFSDKQARLCLSLALWNEKDPILKERLFGLTNHEGNHGEDVKELYYYLDATPTHSHLKLLYKYPQREFPYRRLVEENHRRKSDPRLPEFELLDTGLFDDDRYFDVFVEYAKAGPDDILMRATIQNRGPETATIHLLPQLWFRNTWSWQNNSARPSLQAKDGVIVAQHPELGEHQFFADRVSNGLPLPGGEGPGEDGCSPTLLFTENETNPRRHYGRPDAPGFFKDAFHDYVVHGNRAAVNPQQSGTKAAAHYQLTAPASGSVSVRLRLTRSNGHESAPSSRSRLMAAATKAFADFDAIFTQRRSEADEFYAALQHEITDADARNVQRQAFAGMIWSKQFYYYDVPEWLRGDPTEPPPPPERKLGRNHEWTHLNNADIISMPDKWEYPWYAAWDLAFHTISLALVDAGFAKHQLVLLTREWYMHPNGQFPAYEWSFSDVNPPVHAWATWRVFQIDRKQRRATNPADPGDLHFLERVYHKLLLNFTWWVNRKDAQGRNIFQGGFLGLDNIGVFDRSAPVPTGGFINQADGTAWMAMYCLNLLRIALELAQHNKTYEDIATKFFEHFLGIAAAINTEEDGLGLWDEQDEFYYDELRLPDGREIPLKVRSLVGLIPLFAVETLEPAQMRQVPAFAARMDWYLNHRPELAKLVSRWHECGDCDRKLLSLLRGHRMKCLLRRLLDETEFLSDHGARALSRVHLEQPYEFRTDGHTLSVSYWPAEARSGLFGGNSNWRGPVWMPMNFLIIESLQKFHHYYGDDFKVECPTGSGRFITINEVAVELTQRLTKLFLKGADGQRPVLKQHPKLATDPHFRDYVLFHEYFHGDTGCGLGASHQTGWTGLVAKLLQPRRVDAGAVRRGKKPPVGNQPAGPGVSRPLRNSGASS
- a CDS encoding SDR family oxidoreductase; the protein is MPATPINKVLRGQKALVTGANSGIGQAVALALAHAGADVVVNFVSRPEAAAAVVDEIKRHGGTAFAHQADVRREDQVQAMFKKMIQEFGTIDILVNNAGLQKDAPIDQMTLADWQLVLDVNLTGQFLCAREAVREFKRRGIRKEVSCAAGKIICMSSVHEVIPWAGHVNYAASKGGVMLMMKSIAQEVAPHRIRVNSVCPGAVRTPINMEAWGTPEAYRELMKLIPYKRIGEPDDIGRACVWLASDDSDYIHGASIFVDGGMTLYPGFETGG
- a CDS encoding sigma-70 family RNA polymerase sigma factor — encoded protein: MSNHELAAATGGDTESAAESQASPVRAEAAETGASPSDPEQWVEAYGDYLFRYALARLRDPARAEDVVQETFLAAWKGRKKFAGRAAEKSWLVGILKNKIFDHYRKASRETSFTDLEFYHDEEGDRFIPDGLFKDGWVHELGPLEWSTEPGATLDREVFWQTFHDCANKLPKNVATVFSLREVDGVESREICELLNISEGNLWVMLHRARMALRRCLEMNWFGKSAPRK
- a CDS encoding ATP-binding protein, translating into MKSQTPVEGCRRAARERMPAGLAVWLALMLGLAAVHGQDHGLTNVPATLMSSETFSNTLGSWIWADTRADGQVCRFWRTFTVPEGTRVRKARLRMTADNEFILSLDGREMGRGAEWREIYDFDLTPLISPGRHVLAVRARNSFSFAGMIFGLRVDLADGRVIEVKSDPTWRIVPDDSRHWETAISALPDWPAARVVAAFGGDPWSQMPVNVNVMPVLQPIHLSFWQTGWFQVTLLAVCGLVMLLSLWLMTQLALHKQEQLLLRRERARIARDIHDDLGSRMTQLVLHGEVALSELTPETAAGGQLERICQDARGVLSTLDEILWAVNPRRDTLNDFTAYVCSYAEEFLRPTAIQCRFDVDSETTSVVLDLPVRRALLMAIKETLNNAVKHSGATELQLQIQRRGRKLAVVVTDNGQGFDPTAVTARRNGLTNMAQRLRELGGTCVVTSRPGQGCRVEFALALKPSRWRPFTNWWPAKSPAITRSSAHETTQTNESAGH
- a CDS encoding zf-HC2 domain-containing protein, which encodes MKLGSSIKERCILWVWRHTPNCAEMSRLASQRLDRPLPWRTRLQMRLHFVICVWCRRYFKQLDFLHRQAPRSEAYLVVATRRGLSPAAKQRIVQQLRK